The genomic region GAGCTCGTCAAAGACGACGCGGACCTTGAGCCGGGCGTAGCCTTCGTACGCGAAGGCGGATTCTCTGGCCGCGCGTTCGTGGGCCTGCGCCCGCCATTTTGCGAGCCGCGCAGCCGACGGCCGGGGCTGGACGCGCGGACCCAGCATCTCGGCGACCATGCGGATCACCTGTGGCCGCACGCTGGCCGCGACCCGGCGCACCCGCTCGAGCTGGGCGTTGAGCTCGGCGAGGGCTTCCAGATCGTCGCGGATCGGCTGCTTGCGCGGAATCTCGGCGAGCGCGCTGCGGATGACGCGCAGCCAGCCGGGGGCCGTCGCCTCCTCCCGGTCCTGGGCCTCGGCCGGCAGGGGTTCGACATAGACGAGCCGGCGGTCGACCTCGCGGTGCGCCGCGTGGTCTTCGATGGCTCTCAGCGCGATCGAGACCGGCTTGTTCATCAGCACCGAGCCGTCGATGAAAAAGCTCGCCTCGGGCGTGAAACCCTCCCGACGCAGATCGGCGAAATTCGTCTCAAGAAAGCGCTCGCGCGCGGGCCACGCCTGCCCGCGGCGCGCCAGCACCTCCTCCAGTTCCGAAAGATTGGCGGCCGGGAAGATCCCCGGAAAGCTGCTGGTCGCGCGCGCGGCGAAGGCAAGGCCCGGATCGTTGGCGCCGGACAGATCGTCCGCAAGCGTGTCGCGGTCCACGGCCGGATGGCGGAAGTGGAAGATCCGGCGATGCTCGCGCTCCTCCACCACCTTCGGATCATGGAGCGTGAGCCTCACGGGATATCCCCAGAAGTCGGTGGCGGTGACGAACAGGTCGAGCGGCAGCCGCGGGGGGATCAGCCGGCCGCCTTCGCCCGCAGGCGGGGTCAGCGCATCCAGCGCTTCCAGCATCAGCTCCACCATGTGCGTGCCCGAGAACGGCGGGTGGAACCAGCGCGAGCGCACGAACAGCGAGAGCTTGCGCACCACCTCCGGGTCATGGACGAAGCGCTTCGTGCGCCAGTACTGGAGGCGGCACCACTGGCCGTAGAGCCAGAATGCCGGCCGCAGGAGGAATTTCGAGAATCTGCCGGCGCGCGCCTTCGGGTCCAGCAGCTCGCCGACATCGGCGCATTTGAGCCAGAAATGGCGGTGGCGCTCGAGCGCGCCGTCGGTCGCCAGCGCCCGCCCCAGCATGATCGCGTTGATGCCGCCCGCGGAAGCGCCCGCCAGCACGTCCACGATCACCCGCAGGCTGAGATGTTCGCCGATGCGGCGCAGGAGCGCGAGATAGACCCGCTCGGCCGGCGCAAGTTCCGCTTCCGGCGCGGCCGGATCCCGTCCCTGCGCCAGCGCCCGGTGGAAGCGCTCGGAGGCGCGGACGAGGCCCAGGATCTCGCGGCTGATGCCGTACATGTAGACGGCGAGCGACACGCCGCCGTAGCACACGACGGCGAGCCTGAGCTCGCGCTGGGGGACGGCGGGCGCGTCCTCGCCCGGTGAGGCGCCTTCATCGCTGTCGCCCCTGCCGCGAATGCTGATAAGCTTGCGTGCGGCCATGGCCGGCGTGGCATCCTCTGGATTCGCGCAGGCGCGGCGCGCGCCGCGCTGCGGCTATAGAGGCAGGCGACGGGCGTTTTGGCAAGGGGACCGGAGGCGGTTCCGGGAAAGGAAGGGCGATGGCAGGGCGCAGCGAACTGTTCGCCGGCACGATGCCGGTGCCGCCGGAGAAGGCCTTCGACGTCGAGCGGCTTGCCGCCTGGCTCGCCGGGCGGATCGACGGGCTCAAGCCGCCGCTCAAGGTGCGGCAGTTCCGCGGTGGCCAGTCCAACCCCACCTATCTGCTGATCGATGCCGCCGGCCGCCGCCTCGTGCTGAGACGCAAGCCGCCGGGGCCGCTGCTGCCGTCCGCGCATCAGGTCGAGCGCGAGTACCGGGTGATCTCCGCGCTCCATCGCGACGGCCGCGTCCCGGTCGCGCGCCCGCATCTGCTGTGCGAGGACGAGAGCGTCATCGGCAGCGTCTTCTACGTGATGGACCACGTGGAGGGGCGGATCTTCTGGGACGCCCACGTGCCCGGGGTTTCGCGCGCCGAGCGCGGCGCGATCTTCGATGCCATGAACCGGACCATCGCCGCCTTGCACGGCATCGACCCGGTTGCCGTGGGGCTTGGCGACTTCGGCAAGCCCGGCAACTACTTCGCCCGCCAGATCTCGCGCTGGTCCCGCCAGTATCTGGCCGATGAGGAGGCGGGCCGCATCCCGGCCATGGACCGGCTGGTCGCATGGCTGCCCGAGCACGTGCCCGAAGGCGACGAGACGGCCATCGTCCACGGCGACTTCCGCATCGACAACATGATCTTCGCCGCCGACCGGCCGGAGGTGGTGGCGGTGCTCGACTGGGAGCTGTCCACCCTCGGCCACCCGCTGGCGGATTTCGCCTATCACCTCATGATGTACCGCATGCCCGCCAATCTCTTCGCGGGTCTGGCGGGCCTCGATCTCGAAGGCCTGGGCATCCCCTCGGAAGAGGAGTATCTTGCGCGCTACTGCGCGCGCGTCGGGCGGCCGCCCGTCACCCGCGACGTGCTCGACTTCGCCATCGCCTACAACATGTTCCGGCTGGCCGCGATTCTCCACGGCATCAAGGGCCGCGTGGTGCGCGGCACCGCCGCCAATCCGCGTGCCGCCGAGATGGCGAAGCTGACCGAGCCGCTCGCCGAGCTCGCCTGGGCGCAGGTCGAGCGGCTGGCGGGCTGAAGGAAGGGAGGGTCTCAACACCATGCCGGGCGAATCGGCGGCGGCCGTCGCGGCGCGGGGCCTCGGCCTGCATCTGGAGGAGGCCGGCCCGCGCAGCGCCGCCGTCCTCCCGCTGCTGTTCATCCACGGCTGGGGCGGACGCGGCCGCGTGTTCCGGCATCAGATCCGGCATTTTTCCGCGCGCCGCCGCTGTCTTGCGCCGGACCTGCCGGGACACGGGCTGAGCGCGAAGCCCCAGATCGACTACGCGATCCCCGTGCTGGCCGAGACATTGGCCGCACTTCTCGAGGTGCTGGCCGTCCGTCGGGTGATCCCGGTGGGGCATTCGATGGGCGCGCTCGTCGCCCTCGAGCTCGCACGCCTTTTGGGGCCGGCGCGGGTGCCCGCGCTGGCGCTCATCGAGCCGGCGCCTCTGCTGCCGCCGGAGAATGTCGCGCGCGGGCTGGAGAAGACGGAGCGCCTCCTGCGCGAGGAGGGCTGGCGGGCCGCGATGCGCCGGCTGCTCGACTCGGCCTTCCTTCTGCCGGGCGAGCCGGATGGCGAGGTCCGGGCGGAGGCGGAAGCCGGGATGAAGGCCGTCTCGCCCTTCGCGGCGGAGGCCTGTTGGGAGGCGATGCGGCAATATGGCGGCGAGGAGACGCTCGCCGCCCTCGCGCAGCCGGTCGCCGTCATCCTCGGCGCCCGCCCGCAGGTGGACATCGGCCGCTGGCGCGCCGCATCTTCCGCGCCGCTATTGATCGGCCAGACGCTGGGCGCCGGGCATTTCAACCTGTTGACCGTGCCCGCGCAGGTGAACGCGATGCTCTCGACCTTCCTGGAGCGGGTGGACACCGCCGCCTGAAGGGGCTTCTCACGCGGGCTGCCGGTCCCGGCAGGCCGGCGTCGTTGACAGGGGCGCGCGTCTCGGTCCCTCATGTCCGCCGAGAGACGGCCGCTTGCAAGGAGGGACGGGAGGCGATGCTGCCCAGACGCGAGATCTACGAGGAATCCCACGAGATCTTCCGCGATTCCGTGCGCAAGTTCCTGGCCGCCGAATGCCGGCCGTACCGCGATGAATGGCGCAGGGCCGGCACGAGCCCGAGAAGCTTCTGGCGCAAATGCGGCGAGGCGGGGCTGCTGTGTCCCGATCTGCCGGAGGAATACGGCGGCGCGGGCGGCGACTTCCGCTTCAACTGCATCGTGGATGAGGAGATGGCCTATGGCGGCGCGGCGGTCGCCCTGTCCGTGCATTCCGACATCGTCGCGCCCTACATCCTCCACTACGGCTCGGAGGAGATGAAGAAGACCTGGCTGCCGAAGATGGTGACCGGCGAGGCGATCGGTGCGATCGCGATGACGGAGCCGGGAACCGGGTCGGATCTGCAGGCGGTGCAGACGACCGCCGTGCGCGACGGCAACCACTATGTGATAACGGGGCAGAAGACCTTCATCTCCAACGGCCAGAACGCGGACATCGTGATCGTCGTGGCGAAGACGGATCCTTCCGCCGGGGCCCACGGCATCAGCCTGATCCTGGTCGAGGCGGACCGGCCCGGCTTCCGCCGCGGCCGCAATCTCGAAAAGATGGGCCAGAAGGAGGCCGACACTTCCGAGCTCTTCTTCGACGAGGTGCGGGTGCCCATCACCAACTGCATCGGCGCCGAAAACCAGGGCTTCATCTATCTGATGCAGCAACTGCCCCAGGAGCGCCTCGTGATCGCGGTCGCGGCCGCCGCCGCCGCGCGGCGCGCCTTCGACATCACCGTCGATTACGTGAAGGAGCGCAAGGCCTTCGGTCGGCCGATCGCCAAATTCCAGAACACGCGCTTCAAGCTCGCCGAGATGCTGACGGAGATCGAGGTCGGCCAGGCCTTCGTCGACCAGTGCATCAGAAAGCACCTGAAGGGCGCGCTTTCGCCCGCGGAAGCGGCGATGGCCAAGCTGTGGCTGACCGAGATGCAGGGCCGCGTCGTGGACGAGTGCGTGCAGCTGCACGGCGGCTATGGCTACATGATGGAATACGAGATCGCGCATCATTACACCGGCGCGCGGGTCCAGCGCATCTACGGCGGCACTTCCGAGATCATGAAGGAGCTGATCTCGCGCGCGATCGTCTAGCCGGCGGCCACGCGCCCAAGCTCGGCCAGGGCATGGGCGAGCCGGCGCCGGCGCTCCCTGTTCGCGACGAGGGCGAGGAAGCGCGCGCGTAGTCCTTGGTAGTACACGGTCTCGACCCAGAGGATGCGGCATGCCGGCCGAT from Rhodothalassiaceae bacterium harbors:
- a CDS encoding acyl-CoA dehydrogenase is translated as MLPRREIYEESHEIFRDSVRKFLAAECRPYRDEWRRAGTSPRSFWRKCGEAGLLCPDLPEEYGGAGGDFRFNCIVDEEMAYGGAAVALSVHSDIVAPYILHYGSEEMKKTWLPKMVTGEAIGAIAMTEPGTGSDLQAVQTTAVRDGNHYVITGQKTFISNGQNADIVIVVAKTDPSAGAHGISLILVEADRPGFRRGRNLEKMGQKEADTSELFFDEVRVPITNCIGAENQGFIYLMQQLPQERLVIAVAAAAAARRAFDITVDYVKERKAFGRPIAKFQNTRFKLAEMLTEIEVGQAFVDQCIRKHLKGALSPAEAAMAKLWLTEMQGRVVDECVQLHGGYGYMMEYEIAHHYTGARVQRIYGGTSEIMKELISRAIV
- a CDS encoding hydrolase — its product is MPGESAAAVAARGLGLHLEEAGPRSAAVLPLLFIHGWGGRGRVFRHQIRHFSARRRCLAPDLPGHGLSAKPQIDYAIPVLAETLAALLEVLAVRRVIPVGHSMGALVALELARLLGPARVPALALIEPAPLLPPENVARGLEKTERLLREEGWRAAMRRLLDSAFLLPGEPDGEVRAEAEAGMKAVSPFAAEACWEAMRQYGGEETLAALAQPVAVILGARPQVDIGRWRAASSAPLLIGQTLGAGHFNLLTVPAQVNAMLSTFLERVDTAA
- a CDS encoding aminoglycoside phosphotransferase, producing MAGRSELFAGTMPVPPEKAFDVERLAAWLAGRIDGLKPPLKVRQFRGGQSNPTYLLIDAAGRRLVLRRKPPGPLLPSAHQVEREYRVISALHRDGRVPVARPHLLCEDESVIGSVFYVMDHVEGRIFWDAHVPGVSRAERGAIFDAMNRTIAALHGIDPVAVGLGDFGKPGNYFARQISRWSRQYLADEEAGRIPAMDRLVAWLPEHVPEGDETAIVHGDFRIDNMIFAADRPEVVAVLDWELSTLGHPLADFAYHLMMYRMPANLFAGLAGLDLEGLGIPSEEEYLARYCARVGRPPVTRDVLDFAIAYNMFRLAAILHGIKGRVVRGTAANPRAAEMAKLTEPLAELAWAQVERLAG